In a genomic window of uncultured Sphaerochaeta sp.:
- a CDS encoding nucleotide pyrophosphohydrolase, whose translation MTTITTRILNLQKTLLRSSKEMAGSLGLTEAEFQSAIEFPTEAFLEKVCNTFGVSLPYLKDGVGPVFSKQQLPVADILAFRDARNWKQFHTPKDLAISLSLEASELLECFQWSGSDVEAKEKQGQMREELADILIYSVLFADSIGVDIPSIIGEKLAKNGKKYEVSKAYGNAKKYTEFEESGGR comes from the coding sequence ATGACCACCATCACCACCCGCATTCTCAATCTCCAGAAGACCCTTCTTCGTTCATCCAAAGAGATGGCAGGCTCCCTCGGGCTCACTGAAGCCGAATTCCAGAGTGCCATTGAGTTCCCCACTGAAGCCTTTCTTGAGAAGGTGTGCAATACCTTTGGGGTTTCCCTCCCCTACCTGAAGGATGGAGTCGGACCTGTCTTTTCCAAGCAGCAGCTTCCTGTTGCAGACATCCTTGCTTTCCGGGATGCGCGCAACTGGAAACAGTTCCATACCCCCAAGGACCTGGCCATCTCCTTGAGCCTGGAAGCTTCTGAGCTGCTTGAATGCTTCCAGTGGTCGGGCAGTGATGTCGAGGCTAAGGAGAAGCAAGGGCAGATGCGGGAGGAACTTGCTGACATCCTCATCTACAGTGTGTTGTTTGCCGATTCCATCGGGGTGGATATCCCGAGCATCATTGGCGAGAAGCTTGCCAAGAACGGGAAGAAGTACGAGGTTTCCAAGGCATATGGGAACGCAAAGAAGTATACAGAGTTTGAAGAGTCCGGAGGCCGGTGA